One genomic window of Candidatus Margulisiibacteriota bacterium includes the following:
- a CDS encoding HNH endonuclease → MIKGRQAIIRTVCNLLDNTQLEEAGRLIDADYPFIPITKTSRQYTPRQMTDIFVRDGFIDRYRGTKLVYPPALRLISHYLPKTFPYHKNGKMDMGHIAFWELFPTIDHVIPISRGGEDTRNNWVCCSMITNSMKSNWLLEELGWELNDPGKLSDWDGMFSWFKAHVTKNPSLLTMSYIKTWYNAAKVNNT, encoded by the coding sequence ATGATCAAAGGCCGTCAGGCTATCATTAGAACTGTTTGTAATCTCTTAGACAATACGCAGCTTGAAGAGGCTGGAAGGCTCATTGATGCTGATTACCCATTTATACCTATTACCAAGACTAGTCGGCAATATACACCACGACAAATGACAGATATATTTGTGCGTGACGGTTTCATTGATCGCTATCGTGGCACAAAACTGGTTTATCCTCCAGCACTTCGATTAATCTCACATTACTTACCAAAAACCTTTCCGTATCATAAGAATGGTAAAATGGATATGGGGCATATTGCTTTTTGGGAACTATTTCCTACTATAGACCACGTTATCCCAATATCGCGAGGCGGAGAAGATACAAGAAACAATTGGGTATGCTGCTCTATGATTACTAATAGCATGAAATCCAATTGGCTTTTGGAAGAACTTGGCTGGGAATTGAATGATCCAGGCAAATTATCAGATTGGGATGGTATGTTTTCATGGTTTAAGGCACACGTAACTAAGAATCCAAGTTTATTAACAATGAGTTACATCAAAACTTGGTACAATGCAGCTAAGGTTAATAACACCTAA
- a CDS encoding nucleotidyltransferase: MIIMIDLEQYKPNINKTCNALPIKRLSLFGSILNDNFSDQSDIDVLVSIDDREDLDRFEIYFQLKENLENIFERTVDLVIEKKFNNPLFQKSVSATKVTIYER; encoded by the coding sequence ATGATTATTATGATAGATTTAGAACAGTATAAACCAAATATTAATAAAACGTGTAATGCCTTGCCTATAAAAAGGTTATCTTTGTTTGGTTCTATTCTCAATGATAACTTTTCAGATCAAAGTGATATTGACGTTTTGGTATCAATTGATGATAGAGAAGACTTAGATAGATTTGAGATATATTTTCAACTCAAAGAAAATCTTGAAAATATTTTTGAACGTACGGTAGATCTTGTTATAGAAAAAAAGTTTAATAACCCCTTATTCCAGAAATCTGTAAGTGCTACTAAGGTAACCATATATGAACGATAG
- a CDS encoding putative toxin-antitoxin system toxin component, PIN family, with the protein MRIVLDNNVIVSAFIFKGQSLNFLKKNVSNNDITIITCREIIDELVRILSYPKFNLSPQNIKDILHWYINNTLLVYIDEYIEVVAADPSDNIFISCAVEGNASYIISGDKHLLNLQKFRNVIITSQNKFFP; encoded by the coding sequence ATGCGTATTGTCTTGGACAACAACGTAATTGTTTCTGCTTTTATTTTCAAAGGCCAGTCGTTAAATTTCCTAAAAAAAAATGTTTCTAATAACGACATTACTATAATAACATGCCGTGAAATCATTGATGAACTTGTTCGTATCTTAAGCTATCCTAAATTCAATTTGTCACCCCAAAATATTAAAGATATTCTGCATTGGTACATTAATAATACTCTTCTTGTCTATATTGATGAGTATATCGAAGTTGTTGCTGCTGATCCCTCGGATAATATTTTTATATCCTGTGCAGTTGAAGGCAACGCAAGTTATATTATTTCCGGCGACAAGCACTTGCTCAATCTCCAGAAGTTCCGCAATGTCATTATCACTAGTCAGAACAAGTTCTTCCCGTGA